In Edaphobacter aggregans, the sequence TTCGTGCCTTTGGATCCTCTTCTCTTTTTCCATGAGCGTAACGCCATCTCGATGGATCGTGTGAGAGACCTCGTGGCAAAGGGTTCCAGCCAACTCCTCTTTGTTCTTAACAAAGTACAGGAGAGAGTCCACTACATACACATTGCCGCCGGGCGTTGCGAACGCATTGGGTTGGGATTCATGGACAATAATGAATTTAAAAGGATGAGGGTAGCGGGGCTGAGCCGCACGCGAGATCGCGTCCGCGATAGGTTTCAAACTCTCGTAGAGCGGAGAGGATTCGACGATCTCTCCCTTGGCCAACAATTGTTTGTAAGCCTCAAGACCGAGTTCAGTTTCCTGATCCGACACTGGTTCGGGACGGGGAGCCTGCCCCAAGCTTGCGGTGCAGAGGGTGACAAGCATCAGTCCTACCCGCAATCCGAGTTTCGAGACTTGTGACTTCGGCATTTTCATCCGTGTCTCCGTCGAGAGTCCGTGCGTCTGACTGGTACTGAGTGGCAGGACTGTAGATTGCAGTGCCAATGGTTGTCAATTATAAGGGCGGTCTTATGGCGAGATTAGGATATCGGTCTCACTGGCAGTTTACATTCCCACTCTTGGAAAAAGCGCGAAGGACGGGGCCCCGAGGGCTGGTGAATTTCTAGTATGGACCGCCCGTCCCGCCGCCCTCCTGAACATCGGGTGCTCCTGCGGGTCATTATCATTTGCACATGTACAGGTCCTCGTTGCCGTCGACTAGCAAGCACACTTTTCCCCACATTATGCTTACCTCCGGGGTGTAGAAACCCGGTTTCGACATGTCGAGGCCAGGTTCTGGGAAGAACTCAATCACTCGATCGATCGTGATGTGGCCATCCAAGGGACCTACTTGCCATCTCCCCTGCGTGATCTTGGAGGAACCATCCGGATCTTGTCGTGTTTGAACTGATGTGCCGTCTTTTCTCAGTTCTAAAGTGGTGACATAATTTGATCGCGAAAAGTGATAGGTCCCTGGAATCCAAGAGCTTGGGGCACCCGGGTAGCAGCCGGTTACCGAGATGCTCAATAGGCACATCAAGGCAGAGTGCAAGTATCTAAGTCGCACGGGTCAGCCTCATCGTAATGAATTGATGGCCTACTCGGCGGGTTTGGCGGGTGGGGGTGGGATGGTGATGTCGAGTGGGGTTACTTTGCCCAGGGCGTCTAGGGTGGGTTTGATCTCGGCCTGGTTGCCTACGACTACGATTCCTAGCTTGGACTGGTCTACGTACTTGTTGGCTACGCGGGTGATGTCGGCGGCGGTGACTTTTTCGATGCCGGTCTTGTACTTCTCGAGGAAGTCGGCGGGGTAGCCGTAGAAGGCCAGCGTGACCTGCTCGCCAAGGGTCTTCTCGGGGGAGTCGTAGTGGAAGATGAAGGAGTTGAGGAGCTGGTCCTTCGCTTTGGCCAACTCGGCCGGGGTGGGTGGGACGGTCTTGAGGCGGTTGACCTCTTCGAGCATCGCTTTGGTGGCGTCCACGGTCGAGGCGCTCTTGGTACCGGCGATGACGTAGAAGATGCCGGGGTGGTCGTAGGAGGCGCCGAAGCTGCCGTCGACCGAGTAGGCGAGGCCCAGCTTGGTGCGGACGTTCTGGACGACGCGGGAGCCGAAGCCGCCGGAGAAGATCTCGTTCATGACGCTGAGGGCGTAGTAGTCGGGGTTGCTGCGCTCGGTGCCGAGGCCGACAATGAGGACGTTGGACTGGTTGACATCATCCTTCTCGGCGAAGTTGACGCCGGGTTTGGGGTCGGTGAAGGTGAATTTTTCGGACTGGAAGGCTTGGCCGCGGGGAAGGTGCTCGAAGGCGGCTCGGAGCTTGGCTTCCATGGCGGCGGAGTCGAAGTCGCCGGAGACGGAGACGATCATGTTGTTGGGAACGACGGTGCGGTCGTGCCATGCCTTGAGGTCATCGAGGGTCACGGCGCCGATGGTGGCGTACTCGGGCTGGCGGGCGTAGGGGCTGGTGGGGCCATAGACGAGCTTGACGGCCTCGCGGATGGCTATGCCGCCGGCGTCGTCGTTGCGGCGGGAGATGCCGCTGGCGATCTGGCGCTTGCCCAGGGCGAGTTTGTCAGCCTTGAAGTTCGGGTTGAGGAGCAGGTCCATGGTGGAGGCGAAGACGGTGTCGAAGTCGCCTTTGAGGCTGGACCAGTGGACGGATGTGGACGCGGAACCGCCGGAGGTTTCGATGCTGGCGGCCTTGGCTTCGAGCTTGTCGTCTAGCTTATCGCCGTCGATGGTTGCAGTCCCGCTGGTACGCCAGGCATGGCCGTAGAGGGAGACAAGGCCGATTTTGTCGGCGGGTTCATCCCGGCTGCCACCGCGGATGAGGATGCTTCCATTGATGAAGGGGAGCTCGTGGTCCTCTTGCAGGAAGATGACGAGGCCGTTGGAGAGCTCGATGCGCTTGGGCTGCGCGGGCTTGAAGGCGTGGAGCGGGGGGATGGGGATCTTCGTCCAAGGCTGGGCTGCCGCGGGCTTTTCTGCTGGTGCGGTTGCCGTTTGCGCCAAGGCTGCGGGCGCGGCGATTGCGATGCTCAGGGCAGAAGCGAGAACTGACGTCAATCCTTTTGCGAAATACTTCACTCAGCACCTCCCGTGCTCGTGGCCGGTTTTTGCGGCTCTACGTATTCGATCCGTGCGCTGGTGCGATTGTTTTCAACGAAGATCTTGTTGGCGACGCGGCGGATGTCGGCTTTGGTGACGGCGTCGATCTGGTCGAGCTCGCGGAAGAGCTGACGCCAGTCGCCATAGCGTGTCTGGTACTCGGCTAGCTGGTGGGCGAGGCCGTCGTTGTCGGCGAGGCCGCGGAGAAGATCGGCGCGGGCGCGGGTCTTGAAGCGGGCGAGCTCTTCGTCGGTGATGTCCTCGTTCTTGAGGCGGTCGAGTTCCTTGTGGATGGCGGTGCGCATCTCCTCTGGGGTGTGGCCGGGGAGGGGAACCGCGTAGACGGCGAAGAGGCCGGGATACTTCTGGCCGGGGAATCCGCTGAAGCCTTCAGCCGTGGCGGCAATCTTCTGGTCGCGAACGAGCGAGCGATAGAGGCGGGCGGTGCGGCCGTTGGAGAAGATGTCGGTGATGGCATCGTAGACGGAGTCATCGGGGTCGCGATAGTCGGGACGGTGATAGCCCTCGATGTAGAAGGGCTGGGTGGCTTCCTTGATGACGACGGACTTTTCAGCGAACTGTGGGGGTTCGATGGTCGTCATGGGCTCGGGCTTGGGGCCGGCGGGGATCTTCGAGAAGTAACGCTCGAGGATGGGCATGGTTTCGCTGGCTTTCACGTCGCCGACGACTGCGATGACCATGTTGGAAGGGACGTAGTATTTCTTGTGGAAGGCTTCGGCCTCGGTAGCGGAGACCTGGCTGATCTCGCTCTCCCAGCCGACGCCGGGGCGGCCGTAAGGATGGGCGATGTAGGCTGCGGCGAGGAACTGCTCGACCATGCGTCCGGTGGGAGAGGAGTCGGTGCGCATGCGGCGCTCTTCCTGGACGACATCACGCTCCTTGTAGAACTCGCGCTGGACGGGCTGGCCGATGCGCTGACTTTCAAGGTATGCCCAGAGCTCGAGACGGTTGGAGGGCATGCTCCAGAAATACTGGGTGGAGTCTTCGGCGGTGGAGGCGTTGATGCCGGTGGCGCCTTGCTGCTCGGCGATCTCGGAGAACTGGTTGGGGATGACGAACTTCTGGGCTTCGGCCTGAGCGTCTTCAAAGGCCTTTTTCAGCTCGGCGAGTTTGGCGGGGTCCTGTCCGACGAGTTTGCGGAGTTCGGCGTCGTAGGCTGCATAGGCGATCTCAACTTTGGCGAGGGCTACCTTTTCGGCGGGGTAGTTGGTGGTGCCGATCTCCTGGGAGCCCTTGAAGGCCATGTGTTCGAACATGTGAGCGAGGCCGCTGGCTCCCTGAGGGTCGTCGGCTGAACCGGCGTCGACGAGGGTGTAGAAGCTGAAGACGGGGGCTTCGGGCCGCTCGGAGATGATGAGAGTGAGGCCGTTGGGCAGCACCTTGACCGTGGTTCGTTTCTCGAAGCTGGCCAGATCTTGTGCCGGAGCGCCAGAACACAAGGCCATTCCGAGCATAACTGTAGCCGCTACTAAACTTCGTACTCGCACAGAACTACCTCCAGGGGATTACAGCCGGAAGACTTACTATACCGGAGCAGGAATAGGGTCTTCCCATTCGACGGAGAGATTTGAGAATAGCTGCAGTTTTAAGCAAAAAAAGCTCCCGGAGCGCTTTGTGCAACTTGGCGCTCCGGGAGGTTGGGAGGTTTATTTAGAAGAGGATACGGCCGCCAACCTGGATGATGCGTTGGCTGCCACCACTACCGGTGATCTGGCCGTAGGTTGAGCTGTTCATCGCCGCCGACGGAGTGCCAAGGTTCACGAGGTTGAAGACGTTGGAGACCTCACCGCGGAACTGGAACTGGAGCGATTCGCGGATGTTGAAGCTGCGGAAGAGCGAAGCATCAACATTGCGATAGCCCGGGACGTCAAGCTGCGCAGGGCGCTCGTTGCCGAGCAGACCGAGCGGGCCGACGCCAGCGCATCCGGCATCGGTTCCGGGACGGCAGTAGGCCGTTGTATCGAACCACTGCTTCATCTCGCCTACACGAGAGCTCTGAGGGAGCGTGTGAGGCGACTTGCCGGGGATGATGCTCGGGCGATTGTTGCCAAGGCCCGAGAAGTAGTTGTCGTTGCCGGTGGTTACGGTGAAGGGCTGGCCGCTGTTTGCCGTCCAGATACCGGTGACCGTCCAGCCATTGAGTGCGGTCCTGACCACACGGTTATAGCCGTCGAAGTAGTCAGGCTTCCAGACGAAGGACATTGTCATCATGTTGCGACGATCCTGATCTGAACGCTGGCGGTACTCGAGTTGTGGGAAGTTGGCGTCTACAAAGGTACCGTTGAGGCCACTGGTGGCATCGAGCGTGTTGCTTTGCAGCGTCTTGCTCCAGGAGTAGTAGCCGCGCGCGCTAACGCGATGCGTGAGGCGCTGCTCCAAGGTGACCTGAAGGCCGTTGTAGTTGGAGTTCTGGTTGGAGCGAATGACCCACACGTTGCTATACATGGGGTTCGCTGCCGAGTTACCGAACATGGAGTTAAGGGGGCGACGGTTATTGACCGTGGCGCTGCTGTTGGCGTAGCCGCAAGCCTTCGTCAAATCGGTGCAGCTTGCACCGCTGGCGCCGGCCGCTGTGATGTTGAACTGCGGTCCGTTGATGTCGTTGTAGAGCGGTGTCTTGCGGTTGAACGAACCCACGTAGTAGACGCTCATCGCGAAGCTGTTGGTGAACTGTTGCTGGACGCCAAAGTTGAGCTGCATGGAGTAGGGCCAGCGATAGTTCGGATCCATCGTCACAACCTGGTTCAACGGCAGGAACGTTGCAGCGCTGTTCTTGTAGTCGAACATCAGTTGGGGATATGGATTTACGCCGCCCGGAAACTCGGTTGGATCGTTTGAGTAAGGATGGGTGAGTGAAGTGACCCGGGTGTATCCGCTATTACGGACAGCGAACGGGGCGTAGTTCGAGGGGAATTCCCACTCGTTGCCGGAGATACCGCCGAAGAACAGACCGGCAGCGCCGTGGAAGACGGTTCTACCATTGTTGAACGGATCATAGGCAAAACCCAGACGGGGCGAGACGTGGTTGAGGGGAGTGAATGCGCCACCGACCGGCACGCCAGGATCGCCGGGGAAGAGCATACCAAGAGGAGCAAGTTTTGATGTGGTGCCGATAATGCTGACGTTCTGGAATGCATGTGACTGCACGCCGGGGCTGAAGTTCGACGTCATGTGCTGGGGATCGGTCGGCGCCTGCTGCCAGTCGTAGCGGATGCCGAGGTTGAGAGTCAGGTTGGTAAGGATGCGCCAGTCATCCTGGGCAAACGCGCCGAAGGAGTACCAGTTGGCATTTGCGTAGAGGCCGGTGTCCTGTCCCATGCCGGCGGGAACGCCCATCATGAAGTCAGAGAGACCGTTGGTGGTGCGGGCAAACTTCGCACCGTTCGTGGTGGAGAAGGTAAACGAGCCGTAGTTATTGAGTGAGGTGAGTTGGAAGTCCTTCTCTAGACCTGCTTCACCGCCGAAGTAAAGAGAGTGCTTTCCGCGGGTTGTGTTGAGCACGTCACGAACGTTGTAAACGTTGGCTCCAGCTTTGGGGCCAGTGATTGCCTGAGCGAGCGTGAAGCCTTGCACGCCACCTACGCTGATGTTTGGGAGTGAAGGTGCGCCTACAACGCCAAAATCCGAGCCAAAGTCGGCAAGGGTCTTCTTGGTGGGATCGCTGGTGACCGGGATACGTCCGCCATTCTGACGCGTGTAGTTGAGCCAGAACTGGTTGACGGTACGGGAGTTTATGGTCCAGACGTCGCCGAGGTTCGCATTCTGCTGTTTGTTGGCGTAGTTAGAGTACGACCATGCCTGAGTAAATCCGCCGAGGTTGTTGCGGATGCTGTAGTTGAGAAGGAAGTAACTGAGGCTGAGACGGTGCGAAGATGTGATCTGATGATCGGTCTTGATCAGATACTCTTCGTTCTGCTCGGGCGTTGCTTCGAGCACGCGATAGGTATACGGGGTATCGCCTGTACGGAACGGCTGCTTAGTTTCCTTGCCTAAGGCGGTGGTAATGTACTTCACGATGTTGACGGCTGTCGGATCGAGGCTGCTTGTGGGAATCGTATTGTTTGCAAACGGCTGGCCAGTGGCAGGATTGCAGACCAGGAACTTGATGTTGGTGTTATCAGCGGTCGAGGGTGTATCCGTGCACTTTGTAATGTCCGACGGCATATTTTCGGAGAAATTGCCTGCGAGCTGGGCTGCGGACGGAAGATTACCGCTGTTTGTGGCGGTCGTTCTAAAGCGGTAGCCCGCGAAACTACCAAAGAAGAAGTCTTTGTCGTGACGAATGGGACCGCCCAAGGTGGCGCCGAAACGGTGTAGATTGTATGGGCTCTTGACGGCGCCTGCTCCGGCATTGTGTGCCACCGCGTTGAAGTTTCTGTCACGGTAGAACTCGAAGGCCGAGCCATGGAAGCTGTTGGTGCCGCCCTTGGTGATGACGCTGACGACTGCCGCGGAGTAACGGCCGAGCTGAGCGCTGTAGTTGTTGGTGACGACGTTGAACTGACTGACCGCGTCAGGGTTGGGGATCTGGTTTCCGCTGTTGCGGAGACCCGTCATATTGAGACCGCCGTCTAAGTAGTACGACACCTGACCGACGAATCCGTCAGTCGATCCGTTTGCGAGGACTTTGATCTCCTGATAGCCGAGGTTATTGATGGTGCTGACTGTCTGGACGCCAGGGACGAGTTGGAGGAGGCGGTCGACGTTGCGATTGACCAGCGGAAGGTTTTCGATCTCGACGTTGGAGACGGTTTGCCCGATGGTGGAGTTGCCGGAGTTCACGAGGGGTACATCGGCTGTGACGTTGACGGTCTCGGTTGCGGTACCGACATCGAGAGAGAGCGACAGCTCTGCGTTCTGCATGACTGCGAGGACAACTCCGTTGCGTACCAAAGACTTGAACCCAGGTGCCGATACAGAGATTTTGTACGGACCGACCGGAAGGAATTCCTCGCGATAGGAGCCGTCGTCCTTGACTTTAGCGACGCGGACGAAGTTGGTGTCTGTCTGCGTGAGAGTAATGGTCGCGTTGGGAACGACGGCGCCGGTGGTATCGGTAATGCTGCCGAATAGAGTGGCGGTGCTGAGCTGCGCTATTGCATTGGTAGTCAATATGGCAGAAGCAAGCACGAGGAGCACGAGCTTCCACTTACTGAACCTGGGACCCGTAATCATTTACAGCCTCCAATTAGTCAATCGTTTGCCTAGCGGTCTTTAGAAGGATCTAGAGATCGCCTAGCGGGTTTAATTTTGGGAACGATGAAAGATAGTTCGCTGAATGAACAATTGTCAACATCCTTATCGGCCATTTAAGAAAAAATGTAAACGCAGCGATTCCCCGCATCAATCGCGGCGATTAATGAAACCGGTTACGTTCAGGCGATCGTAGAGAATGCGCTGGGAATATCGGCCGAACTGACCGCAGCGACAGTCTGTCCGGTAGGGCTTTTTTCGAGGGTGATCTCGGCGCGGCCGTTGTAGAGCTGCACGACTCGCGAACCGGATGGGGTGCCCATGTTGTCGATGAGCTTGCCGCCGCCCGCCAGGCTGAAGCGAACCTGGTTGCGGGCGTCGAGGCAGATAACTCCCTTGTCATCATAGAGTTTCGCTTCAATGGTGACTCTGTTTCCGGCGCGATTTTTTTCGTTAAGCTTGAGGGTGGTGGGGGGACCCCAGGTTTCGGTCTGATAATCGAACACCAGCTCGTCGATGACCGTCGTTGAGCCTCGCTTGGCGACGACGCGGAGATGGTTGTTACCTGCTACAAATGGGGTCATCCAGCGTAGACCTGCGGCAGGGAAGTCCTGACTGTCGCGGTGGCGCACACCGGCGGACTTGCCGTTGACGAAGAGCTCAGCGGTCTCGCAGTTGGAATACACCTTCACCATCTTTTCCTCGTTAGGCTCACCCCAGCGGATGGGCCAGGTGTGTCCGTAGAGGCGCACCATGGGGACGTCGGTCCAGTAGGACTGGAAGACGTAGAAGGCCTCCTTTTTTTGCATGTCGCGGGTGACGACGCCTTTCTGGTTGACGCGTGGGACGGGGTTTTCGACACGCAGGGGAGTGGTGAAGTCCTTGAAGATCCACTGGGCCGAGCCGGTGAACCAGGGGAGGGTTTGCTGCACTTTGAGGTGCCAGTCGAAGAGGTTGCAGGCGTAGGTTTCGGACCAGTCGCCGTCCTTGGAGACGCGGGCTTCGCCGCCGGTGTTCATGTAGGCGAGGCCGCGCTCGTCGGTGCCGTGGCCGGTCGCAATCTTGGCGAGGACCTTGTCTGGGTTCTCGGAGTGGCGGCCGGCGTGGCTGTCGGCTCCCCACTCGGCATGGAAGAGATGATTGACCCGCTCGCGCTGTGTTTCGAGGGATTTCTGGTACTCGGGGAAGGTGCCGCTGTACCAGCCGGCCCAGATGGAGGGCGAGTAGACGTCGGGGATGTCGCGGGCGAAGTCGAGGCGACGGATGGTGGTGAGACGCGAAGGGTCGAGCTGGTGGGACAGGTCGCGAAGTTCGGTGAGGAAGGCGCGGATCTCAGGCTGGTTGATCTCGGGATACTCGGTGGGCCAGTCGTTCTCGTTGCCGAGGCCCCAGAGGAGGATGCTGGGGTGGTTGTGGTGCTGGGCGATCATGTTGCGAAGCACGCGGCGCGCCATCTCTTTGAAGATGTCGTTGCCGACGCCTCCGCGGCACCAGGGGATCTCTTCCCAGACAAGGATGCCGAGGCGGTCGCAGTGCTCGAGGACGCGGCGCGACTGCTGGTAGTGGGCGAGTCGGATGAAGTTCGCGCCCATGTCCTTGATGAGCTGCATCTCCTGGTCGATGAGATCGTCGGGCATCGCTGCTGCGTAGCCTGCGTGATCTTCGTGACGATGAGTTCCGCGGAGTAGGAGGCGTTCGCCGTTGAGCTTGAAGGGGCCGTGGTCGACCCACTCGGTATGGCGAATGCCGAAGGTTTCGTGTGCGACGTATTCGCCGGTGGGGCTGGTGAGGGTGATGCGGCATTGGTAGAGGTGAGGTGAGGAGGGGCTCCAGAGCTCGGGTGTAGCTACGCGGAAGGTGACGATCTCACTGGCCGCGGTCCACGGCTTCATCGTGTGTTTAGATCTGTGGACGGAAGCTCCTTTGGCGTTGAGGACTTCGACGACGACTTCGAGGGGATCGATTGTGCCGGTGGGGTTGTAGAGGGTCGCCACTATGGATATATCGGCCGGGGCCTTGGGGGAGGCGAGCTTTGTCTGCACGTGCACGGTCTCGAAGGAGACGGCAGGGACGTAGACGAGGTTGACATGACGGTACATGCCGCCGTAGAGGCTGAAGTCGCTGAAGTCGGAGGGGATCCGGTCGAGGTCGCGGGAGTTGTCGCACAAGACGGCGATGGGGACGCCTGCGGGCTGCTTCTTCGATTTGGGTTTGGGGGCTGGGTTCGTGGATGGTGCAGCGTTGTTGAGAAACGGAGGGAGAAGGTCGGTGATGTCGAAGACGAACTCGTCGTAGCCGCCGACGTGCTTGCCTGCGAGCGCTTCGCCGACGTAGACAGTGGTTGCCTGGCCTGCGCCCTCAAAGTGGAGCAGGGTACGTCCGCCCTTATACGGATTCGTGATGGGTGCGTGGGTGCGGTACCAGCCGTTGCCTCGGTAGTAGGGGACGTCCGGGTCGCAGCCATCGTATGCGTTGAAGCAGTGAGGCATTGCCACGGGCTGCCATGTGGCGAGCTCTTCGCTGTGCCATGCCTCCCACGGGCTGGCCAGTGGACCCTGAAAGTACTCCCAGCCTGTTGTGAGGCGCGTGGATACGGGGCTGTCTGCAGATGCCTGGGCCAGCGTAGCAATCGAAGCACTGAGCGATGGGCGTGGCAGCAACGAGACCGCAGCTACGGTCGCACTGGACTTCAAGAATTGCCTGCGGGAGTACATGAACGTGATTGCTCCTGAATTGCTCGTGGGAAAAACTGAAATATGGGGTGCCCGGAGTGTATTTGTCGCCATATAATTCACAGCGTCTACAAAATGCCGGACTCAAGTGGTATAAAGACTCGTTGCAGGTGATGTCAAGAGATGAAGCCGTAACTCCGATCTCATGATGAAGGAACTGTTTTATTAGGAAAAATGGGGTCTCGCGTTACTGCCGCCTGCTGTTTTGTAGCTCTATGCCGGAAAGTCAAGATTAAAATGTCCATACCGCCGACACAAACATTTTCGCTTACAAGAAAGCAGAGCGCGTCCAACAAGACGCCGCGGCAGATCAACCGGAATCTCGTGTTCAATCTCATCCGTACGCGCCAGCCGATTTCGCGAGCCGACCTTGCCCGCGTATCTGGCCTGCAGCGCAGCACGATCTCTTTGATTGTTGAGGACCTGATCCGCGACCGGTGGATTCTTGAAGGATCGACTGGTCGGCTGCCCCGCGGACGGAGGCCAACCTTTCTTGAACTTAACCACCAGCGTGCCGTGATCGCGGTGGACATCCATCCTTCGCAGACGACGGTTGCGGTGACGGATCTTGGTGGCAGGATTGTCGCGCAGAACGTGGTTGCTCTGCCTGTTGATCCGGCCAAGGCGATTCAGCCGATGATTACCGCCATCCGCAAACTGATCGCGGATCATAGCGAAAAGTCATTCGACGGAATCGGCATCAGTCTTCCGGGACGTACGGATCCGCTGTTGGAGAAACTCATCTTTGCGCCGAACCTGAATTGGCCGGTGCTAAGCCTGAAGTCCCGTATCCAGCGGTCCACTGGTTTGCGCGTGGAGATGGACAACGTGGCCAATGCGTGCGCGCTCTCCGAGGTGTGGTTTGGCGACAGCGATGGCGTTCATGACCTGGTCGTCGTCAATGTGTCGGAGGGGATTGGGACGGGGATCTTCTCGAACGGACGTTTGCTGCGCGGCGCTAATGGCATGGCTGGCGAGTTCGGTCACGTCGAGATGGAACACAATGGGCATCCTTGTGGCTGTGGCGGGCGGGGTTGTTGGGAGACGCTTGCTTCCAATCGTGCGGGCCTCCGCTACTACAAAGAACTCAACGGAGGCAGCGTTCCGCAGAGTTTTGCTGCGCTGGTGAAGATGGCGCAGGCGGATGATGCCAACGCGATCAAAGCTCTGGAGAAGATGTCTTCTTTTCTCGGCCGA encodes:
- a CDS encoding TonB-dependent receptor, with protein sequence MITGPRFSKWKLVLLVLASAILTTNAIAQLSTATLFGSITDTTGAVVPNATITLTQTDTNFVRVAKVKDDGSYREEFLPVGPYKISVSAPGFKSLVRNGVVLAVMQNAELSLSLDVGTATETVNVTADVPLVNSGNSTIGQTVSNVEIENLPLVNRNVDRLLQLVPGVQTVSTINNLGYQEIKVLANGSTDGFVGQVSYYLDGGLNMTGLRNSGNQIPNPDAVSQFNVVTNNYSAQLGRYSAAVVSVITKGGTNSFHGSAFEFYRDRNFNAVAHNAGAGAVKSPYNLHRFGATLGGPIRHDKDFFFGSFAGYRFRTTATNSGNLPSAAQLAGNFSENMPSDITKCTDTPSTADNTNIKFLVCNPATGQPFANNTIPTSSLDPTAVNIVKYITTALGKETKQPFRTGDTPYTYRVLEATPEQNEEYLIKTDHQITSSHRLSLSYFLLNYSIRNNLGGFTQAWSYSNYANKQQNANLGDVWTINSRTVNQFWLNYTRQNGGRIPVTSDPTKKTLADFGSDFGVVGAPSLPNISVGGVQGFTLAQAITGPKAGANVYNVRDVLNTTRGKHSLYFGGEAGLEKDFQLTSLNNYGSFTFSTTNGAKFARTTNGLSDFMMGVPAGMGQDTGLYANANWYSFGAFAQDDWRILTNLTLNLGIRYDWQQAPTDPQHMTSNFSPGVQSHAFQNVSIIGTTSKLAPLGMLFPGDPGVPVGGAFTPLNHVSPRLGFAYDPFNNGRTVFHGAAGLFFGGISGNEWEFPSNYAPFAVRNSGYTRVTSLTHPYSNDPTEFPGGVNPYPQLMFDYKNSAATFLPLNQVVTMDPNYRWPYSMQLNFGVQQQFTNSFAMSVYYVGSFNRKTPLYNDINGPQFNITAAGASGASCTDLTKACGYANSSATVNNRRPLNSMFGNSAANPMYSNVWVIRSNQNSNYNGLQVTLEQRLTHRVSARGYYSWSKTLQSNTLDATSGLNGTFVDANFPQLEYRQRSDQDRRNMMTMSFVWKPDYFDGYNRVVRTALNGWTVTGIWTANSGQPFTVTTGNDNYFSGLGNNRPSIIPGKSPHTLPQSSRVGEMKQWFDTTAYCRPGTDAGCAGVGPLGLLGNERPAQLDVPGYRNVDASLFRSFNIRESLQFQFRGEVSNVFNLVNLGTPSAAMNSSTYGQITGSGGSQRIIQVGGRILF
- a CDS encoding M48 family metalloprotease; the encoded protein is MKMPKSQVSKLGLRVGLMLVTLCTASLGQAPRPEPVSDQETELGLEAYKQLLAKGEIVESSPLYESLKPIADAISRAAQPRYPHPFKFIIVHESQPNAFATPGGNVYVVDSLLYFVKNKEELAGTLCHEVSHTIHRDGVTLMEKEKRIQRHEIEAAILLGPTRAHLIAIALLGRLHSLGYSREAESNADVTGSDICAAAGFNPWGLTWLFQDFQNANAAQIPQLLSDHPADGTRIQTLEKHFKDNPATFSKFSSDKKSATPFNVQKNAPETFLHPNTK
- a CDS encoding M16 family metallopeptidase, which encodes MKYFAKGLTSVLASALSIAIAAPAALAQTATAPAEKPAAAQPWTKIPIPPLHAFKPAQPKRIELSNGLVIFLQEDHELPFINGSILIRGGSRDEPADKIGLVSLYGHAWRTSGTATIDGDKLDDKLEAKAASIETSGGSASTSVHWSSLKGDFDTVFASTMDLLLNPNFKADKLALGKRQIASGISRRNDDAGGIAIREAVKLVYGPTSPYARQPEYATIGAVTLDDLKAWHDRTVVPNNMIVSVSGDFDSAAMEAKLRAAFEHLPRGQAFQSEKFTFTDPKPGVNFAEKDDVNQSNVLIVGLGTERSNPDYYALSVMNEIFSGGFGSRVVQNVRTKLGLAYSVDGSFGASYDHPGIFYVIAGTKSASTVDATKAMLEEVNRLKTVPPTPAELAKAKDQLLNSFIFHYDSPEKTLGEQVTLAFYGYPADFLEKYKTGIEKVTAADITRVANKYVDQSKLGIVVVGNQAEIKPTLDALGKVTPLDITIPPPPAKPAE
- a CDS encoding glycoside hydrolase family 2 TIM barrel-domain containing protein, which gives rise to MYSRRQFLKSSATVAAVSLLPRPSLSASIATLAQASADSPVSTRLTTGWEYFQGPLASPWEAWHSEELATWQPVAMPHCFNAYDGCDPDVPYYRGNGWYRTHAPITNPYKGGRTLLHFEGAGQATTVYVGEALAGKHVGGYDEFVFDITDLLPPFLNNAAPSTNPAPKPKSKKQPAGVPIAVLCDNSRDLDRIPSDFSDFSLYGGMYRHVNLVYVPAVSFETVHVQTKLASPKAPADISIVATLYNPTGTIDPLEVVVEVLNAKGASVHRSKHTMKPWTAASEIVTFRVATPELWSPSSPHLYQCRITLTSPTGEYVAHETFGIRHTEWVDHGPFKLNGERLLLRGTHRHEDHAGYAAAMPDDLIDQEMQLIKDMGANFIRLAHYQQSRRVLEHCDRLGILVWEEIPWCRGGVGNDIFKEMARRVLRNMIAQHHNHPSILLWGLGNENDWPTEYPEINQPEIRAFLTELRDLSHQLDPSRLTTIRRLDFARDIPDVYSPSIWAGWYSGTFPEYQKSLETQRERVNHLFHAEWGADSHAGRHSENPDKVLAKIATGHGTDERGLAYMNTGGEARVSKDGDWSETYACNLFDWHLKVQQTLPWFTGSAQWIFKDFTTPLRVENPVPRVNQKGVVTRDMQKKEAFYVFQSYWTDVPMVRLYGHTWPIRWGEPNEEKMVKVYSNCETAELFVNGKSAGVRHRDSQDFPAAGLRWMTPFVAGNNHLRVVAKRGSTTVIDELVFDYQTETWGPPTTLKLNEKNRAGNRVTIEAKLYDDKGVICLDARNQVRFSLAGGGKLIDNMGTPSGSRVVQLYNGRAEITLEKSPTGQTVAAVSSADIPSAFSTIA
- a CDS encoding M16 family metallopeptidase, translated to MRVRSLVAATVMLGMALCSGAPAQDLASFEKRTTVKVLPNGLTLIISERPEAPVFSFYTLVDAGSADDPQGASGLAHMFEHMAFKGSQEIGTTNYPAEKVALAKVEIAYAAYDAELRKLVGQDPAKLAELKKAFEDAQAEAQKFVIPNQFSEIAEQQGATGINASTAEDSTQYFWSMPSNRLELWAYLESQRIGQPVQREFYKERDVVQEERRMRTDSSPTGRMVEQFLAAAYIAHPYGRPGVGWESEISQVSATEAEAFHKKYYVPSNMVIAVVGDVKASETMPILERYFSKIPAGPKPEPMTTIEPPQFAEKSVVIKEATQPFYIEGYHRPDYRDPDDSVYDAITDIFSNGRTARLYRSLVRDQKIAATAEGFSGFPGQKYPGLFAVYAVPLPGHTPEEMRTAIHKELDRLKNEDITDEELARFKTRARADLLRGLADNDGLAHQLAEYQTRYGDWRQLFRELDQIDAVTKADIRRVANKIFVENNRTSARIEYVEPQKPATSTGGAE
- a CDS encoding ROK family protein; translated protein: MSIPPTQTFSLTRKQSASNKTPRQINRNLVFNLIRTRQPISRADLARVSGLQRSTISLIVEDLIRDRWILEGSTGRLPRGRRPTFLELNHQRAVIAVDIHPSQTTVAVTDLGGRIVAQNVVALPVDPAKAIQPMITAIRKLIADHSEKSFDGIGISLPGRTDPLLEKLIFAPNLNWPVLSLKSRIQRSTGLRVEMDNVANACALSEVWFGDSDGVHDLVVVNVSEGIGTGIFSNGRLLRGANGMAGEFGHVEMEHNGHPCGCGGRGCWETLASNRAGLRYYKELNGGSVPQSFAALVKMAQADDANAIKALEKMSSFLGRGLRMIASALAPSEIIIVGDITAAWHMFGPKVEAEFKRNSLSKAPKLRPSFEGNTARLRSAVALVMNEGPV